A stretch of DNA from Alistipes sp. ZOR0009:
GCTGTTTCCTCTTTCGATGTATAAGCATTAATTTCACCACCGACATCTTCTAGTCTGGAATTGATGTGGTATGTTTTTCTTTTTGAGGTGCCTTTAAATAGGACGTGCTCTATGAAATGCGCGAGCCCATGTTCGTGAGGAAATTCATCGCGGGTGCCTGAGTTGATTAGAAGCCCGCAATGCGCTACCGCCGATTTGTTGTATTGATGAATGAAGCGAATTCCGTTAGGAAGCTGGAAAATCTGAAAATCCATACAAATAATTTGCACAAAGGTAGTAATCTTACGCTAATAGTAAGGCTTGCTAGTGAGTTGTCGCTTCTTTAACTTATTTTTTTGATAGGAGATGCTTTTGAACTTTAGGTAGTTCGTTATTTTAGCACGGATAAATCTTAAAAATAGGCTGTGGGATGTTGCAGGTTTGGAAAATTGAAGTACCTTTGCATCGTCTTTGAAAAACGGCTTAGCGGCTAAAAGGTGCCATAGCTCAGTTGGTAGAGCAAAGGACTGAAAATCCTTGTGTCCCCGGTTCGATTCCTGGTGGCACCACCAAACGAAAGTTTAACGCAGGCTAATCATTGACAAGGTGCCATAGCTCAGTTGGTAGAGCAAAGGACTGAAAATCCTTGTGTCCCCGGTTCGATTCCTGGTGGCACCACAAGCCCAAGTTTTACTTGGGCTTTTTTATTTTCTCCATTTTTCGTCCGTAACATTTCTCCTATATTTGTGTTTTAAATCGAGGTTGAAGAATATTACACACACTCAAACCATTTAGTTATGAGAAAATTTTTGATGTTTGCGTTGGGCGCAGGTATTTTTATTTCCGCTTGTACTACCGTTCCTGTAACAGGGCGTAAGCAGCTTTCGTTAGTGTCTTCTGGCGAAATGGTCGCTCTTGGCGAGCAGAATTACAAGGAGACTCTTGGGCAATCAAAATTGTCGACTAATAAAATTCAAACCGAACAAATTAAGCGAGTTGGCCTGAAAATTCAAAAGGCTGTAGAAAAATACATGGCTGATAATGGGCTTGCTTCTAGGCTTGAAGGTTTTAATTGGGAGTTTAATCTCATAAAGAATGATACTATCGTAAATGCCTGGTGTATGCCTGGAGGTAAGGTTGCCTTTTATACTGGGATTCTACCCATTTGTAAAGATGATAATGGAATAGCTGTAGTTATGGGGCACGAAATAGCCCATGCTATTGCTAACCATGGAGCTGAGAGAATGTCTCAGGCAATGGCTTTGGAAATGGGAGGAAAATTAGGGGCTGTACTATTGGGTGGGAAATCTCAGCAAACTCAGCAGGTATTCCAAACTCTATATCCAATAGGAGCGCAGGTTGGTGTAATTCTTCCTTATAGTAGAGATAACGAGTTAGAGGCTGATAAGATGGGGCTTATCTTTATGGCTATGGCAGGATATAATCCGGATACGGCAATCCCTTTTTGGCAACGTATGGCAGATATGAGTAAAGGAGGAAAAAATCCTCAGTTTCTTTCGACTCACCCTGCAGAAAATACCCGTATTGATAAGATTCGGGCATCATTGCCAGAAGTGATGAAGTACTATAAGAAATAAAAAAGGGCGGTTTTAAAACCGCCTTTTTTTATTTTGTCACTATTTGTTTTTTGGCATGTAGGTGCTTGAAATAACTTTAAACTCAGTCCTTCTATTTAGTTGGTGAGCAATATCTTTTTGTTCGTCGTTGGTGAGGCCGGATATTATTTGTTCGTTTAATGCTGTTCCTGCCTTTAAGAATGGGTATTGTTTCGCCATAGCTTCGTCAACAATTTTTGGCGTAGAGGAAGAGTAGCCTTTGGCCCTGAGCCTTTCTGTCGGAACACCTTTCTCGATAAGGTAGTCTACGACCGCTTGTGCTCTTTTTTGAGATAGGTTGTAGTTGTACTCTATAGTCCCTCTGCTGTCTGTATGGCTTCCAAGTTCAATTATAATGGAAGGATTGTCGTTCAGTGTTTCAATCAGCATATCAAGAGCTGCTGTAGATTTTGGGTTTAGCTCCCATTTGTTGAAATCGTAGAAAATATTGGGAACCTCTACAGGTCTTTCGTATGAGGTGAGCTCTATTTTTGCATTGTATTCTTTGCTTTGCTTTATTTCGAATGTATTTAACTTATACTTGCCATTCAGGTAGCCTTTCTTAGTCCCAATTACAATGTAGTCAGTATTTGGCTTCATCATAAATTTGAAAGTGCCATCAAGATTTGTTTGGCTGTTTAGCGTGGAGCCGTCATTTCCTAGCAACTTAACAATTGCATCCTGTAGTGGTTTCTGTGTTTTACTGTCAATGATTGTTCCCGAGATATTGATTGAAATGGGGGGGAGGTTGAACATGTAGATGTCGTCGCCACCTTTTCCTCCAGGTCTTCTAGATGAAAGGTATCCAGCTTCTTTTCCTGGGAAAAAGACAATCCCAAAATCATCTGAAGATGTATTTATTGGATATCTCATATTTTCGACCACCCAGTCGTTCCCATTGGGTTTCGCCTTAAATATGTCTAATCCTCCCATTCCGGGTTTTCCATTAGATGAGAAATAGAGGGTACCATCAGTATGGATGTATGGGAAAACTTCGTCGTTTGGAGTGTTTATTGAAATGCCGAGATTTTCGGGCTTACTCCAGCTGCCTTTGTTTCCATCTCGCGTAATCTTCCAGAGGTCAAGGCCTCCTAATCCTCCACTCATATTTGAGGAAAAGTAAAGCGTGTTCCCATCAGCAGAAAG
This window harbors:
- a CDS encoding M48 family metallopeptidase; protein product: MRKFLMFALGAGIFISACTTVPVTGRKQLSLVSSGEMVALGEQNYKETLGQSKLSTNKIQTEQIKRVGLKIQKAVEKYMADNGLASRLEGFNWEFNLIKNDTIVNAWCMPGGKVAFYTGILPICKDDNGIAVVMGHEIAHAIANHGAERMSQAMALEMGGKLGAVLLGGKSQQTQQVFQTLYPIGAQVGVILPYSRDNELEADKMGLIFMAMAGYNPDTAIPFWQRMADMSKGGKNPQFLSTHPAENTRIDKIRASLPEVMKYYKK
- a CDS encoding OmpA family protein encodes the protein MKRILVGILGLIGLSMSANAQQQLLDKADALFNAGAYVEAIATYRNGDFIQAIDKAQRGGVFYKIGESYRRIGQNRQAEIFYEKALDKGFSEGDFYLNYAKVLLINENYEKALNSFKKYKELKPNSRDAEMGIQSVEFAQKWKQTPTNYSVEPLPFANTRYNDFSPCIIPNEPNTLIFSSSRDVATGFTTHKTTGEKFSDIFISQIDKREKWTAPKPILGISTEVEEATCTFNEDGSTIIFSRARLAKRKQMGCEIYMGKKEGERYVDITLIPIADDSTIVTHPSLSADGNTLYFSSNMSGGLGGLDLWKITRDGNKGSWSKPENLGISINTPNDEVFPYIHTDGTLYFSSNGKPGMGGLDIFKAKPNGNDWVVENMRYPINTSSDDFGIVFFPGKEAGYLSSRRPGGKGGDDIYMFNLPPISINISGTIIDSKTQKPLQDAIVKLLGNDGSTLNSQTNLDGTFKFMMKPNTDYIVIGTKKGYLNGKYKLNTFEIKQSKEYNAKIELTSYERPVEVPNIFYDFNKWELNPKSTAALDMLIETLNDNPSIIIELGSHTDSRGTIEYNYNLSQKRAQAVVDYLIEKGVPTERLRAKGYSSSTPKIVDEAMAKQYPFLKAGTALNEQIISGLTNDEQKDIAHQLNRRTEFKVISSTYMPKNK